A stretch of Castanea sativa cultivar Marrone di Chiusa Pesio chromosome 2, ASM4071231v1 DNA encodes these proteins:
- the LOC142624135 gene encoding uncharacterized protein LOC142624135 isoform X2 codes for MATTNSSTFKIILGSSSMARRQILAEMGYEFTVMIADIDEKEIRREKPEDLVMALAEAKADAILSRLQHTSQFEEDAHATLLITADTVVVYEGIIREKPSSKEEAREFIKGYSGGQAAVVGSVLVTNLKTGKRRGGWERAEIEEAVTLNAAGGLMLEHPLTSPFVEAVVGTTDTVMGLPKALTEKVILEAL; via the exons ATAATTTTGGGTTCATCATCCATGGCCCGCAGACAAATTTTGGCCGAGATGGGATATGAGTTTACAGTGATG ATTGCAGACATAGATGAGAAAGAGATTAGGAGGGAAAAGCCAGAAGATTTGGTAATGGCTCTAGCTGAAGCAAAG GCAGATGCCATTTTATCAAGGCTCCAACATACTAGTCAATTTGAGGAGGATGCTCATGCAACACTGTTAATTACTGCAGATACA GTGGTGGTGTATGAAGGGATAATCCGGGAAAAACCATCCAGCAAGGAAGAAGCACGGGAGTTTATCAAAG GATATTCTGGTGGTCAAGCAGCAGTGGTAGGATCTGTTCTTGTAACCAATCTTAAGACTGGAAAAAGAAGAGGTGGATGGGAAAGAGCAGAG ATTGAGGAGGCAGTTACGCTCAATGCTGCTGGGGGTTTGATGCTGGAACATCCACTGACATCGCCTTTTGTGGAAGCAGTG GTAGGGACAACTGATACCGTGATGGGACTTCCTAAAGCTCTCACAGAAAAAGTCATACTGGAAGCCCTATAA
- the LOC142624135 gene encoding uncharacterized protein LOC142624135 isoform X1, producing the protein MATTNSSTFKIILGSSSMARRQILAEMGYEFTVMIADIDEKEIRREKPEDLVMALAEAKADAILSRLQHTSQFEEDAHATLLITADTVVVYEGIIREKPSSKEEAREFIKGYSGGQAAVVGSVLVTNLKTGKRRGGWERAEVYFYNIPDDIIDMLIEEAVTLNAAGGLMLEHPLTSPFVEAVVGTTDTVMGLPKALTEKVILEAL; encoded by the exons ATAATTTTGGGTTCATCATCCATGGCCCGCAGACAAATTTTGGCCGAGATGGGATATGAGTTTACAGTGATG ATTGCAGACATAGATGAGAAAGAGATTAGGAGGGAAAAGCCAGAAGATTTGGTAATGGCTCTAGCTGAAGCAAAG GCAGATGCCATTTTATCAAGGCTCCAACATACTAGTCAATTTGAGGAGGATGCTCATGCAACACTGTTAATTACTGCAGATACA GTGGTGGTGTATGAAGGGATAATCCGGGAAAAACCATCCAGCAAGGAAGAAGCACGGGAGTTTATCAAAG GATATTCTGGTGGTCAAGCAGCAGTGGTAGGATCTGTTCTTGTAACCAATCTTAAGACTGGAAAAAGAAGAGGTGGATGGGAAAGAGCAGAG gtttatttttataacataCCAGATGACATAATTGATATGCTG ATTGAGGAGGCAGTTACGCTCAATGCTGCTGGGGGTTTGATGCTGGAACATCCACTGACATCGCCTTTTGTGGAAGCAGTG GTAGGGACAACTGATACCGTGATGGGACTTCCTAAAGCTCTCACAGAAAAAGTCATACTGGAAGCCCTATAA
- the LOC142624022 gene encoding large ribosomal subunit protein uL6m-like, giving the protein MEAKFFRFLKIVGVGYKARAEAEGRLLFLKLGYSHEVELTVPPAVRVFCFKNNVICCTGIDKHRVHQFAAAVRSCKPPEVYKGKGIMYVDEVIKKKQGKKSK; this is encoded by the coding sequence ATGGAAGCCAAATTTTTTCGCTTTCTTAAGATTGTGGGTGTTGGGTACAAAGCCAGAGCTGAAGCTGAAGGACGTCTCTTATTTCTCAAATTGGGATACAGCCATGAGGTTGAACTGACTGTTCCTCCAGCAGTACGTGTGTTCTGCTTcaaaaacaatgtaatttgttgCACTGGAATTGACAAGCATAGAGTGCACCAGTTTGCTGCTGCTGTTCGTAGCTGTAAGCCACCCGAAGTGTACAAAGGCAAGGGtataatgtatgttgatgaagTTATCAAGAAGAAgcaaggaaagaaatcaaaatga